One Nicotiana sylvestris chromosome 12, ASM39365v2, whole genome shotgun sequence genomic window carries:
- the LOC138883194 gene encoding uncharacterized protein gives MNGSVEAANKNIKKILRKMIEKHKQWHEKLSFAPLGYCTTVCTLTGATPYMLVYGTKAIIPAEVEIPSLRIIQKAELDEAEWVKSRYEKLSLKDKKRMNAVYHGQLY, from the coding sequence ATGAATGGatccgtagaagccgccaacaagaatatcaagaagatattgaggaaaatgatagagaagcataaacagtggcacgagaagttatcatttgctccaCTGGGGTATTGCACCACAGTTTGCACAttaaccggggcaaccccctacatgctggtttacggtacaaaggctatcattcccgctgaggtagaaattccttccctaaggatcatacaaaaagctgagctcgatgaagcagaatgggtaaaaagtcgttatgagaaaCTATCCCTTAAAGAcaaaaagagaatgaatgcagtctaccatggtcaactctattag